A genome region from Arthrobacter agilis includes the following:
- a CDS encoding cytochrome c oxidase assembly protein: MVYVSTTAKHPRETLTGPSPERAVGAAWLVIAGAVVLAALVVALFFSGAAAARQLGDPGALTRWGLPVAKVLNNTAAAGTIGALVFAVVMLPRQVGATGRKPREGAGEHPAFSRVLLLASVSAVVWTLGALGVMVFTYSDAAGLPLSTDPTYTQGLAAFLTDFSTGRAWLVTSIVSAVLATILFGVRSQTGLALAMVLALLNLLPMALIGHSASGDDHNAAVNSIALHLVGVCLWVGGIISLAVVGGKLGEQALPVLKRFSALAGFAFVLVVASGVVNASLRITDLAQLGSQWGLLVTFKTIATLLLGGIGWMHRQWIIPQLDAGDGTAASKLSARRVLWQLIAVELLIMAAVSGVAGALGRTAPPRTEELPTEAGPARILTGYDLPPDPTPARWLSEWRPDWLWITVALTLGVAYVLGMVKLHRRGDSWSPLKLASWLVGLALLTYFTSGAPAIYGMVLFSAHMIDHMALTMVVPLFLVLGAPVTLALKALGARRDGTRGIREWILVIVHSWPSRIITHPIVAAGNFVASIIVFYYSPLFGFALREHVGHELMITHFLLTGYVFVLSMIGSDPVPVRAPYPLRILLLFATMAFHAFFGVTLMGSTSLLEASWFGNMGREWGASALADQQLGGAVTWGVGEIPTLLLAIGVAVMWSRSDARETKRKDRAADRNNDADLTAYNSMFADLAARDAGARRPGQQPAARATTPGDSAGENE, translated from the coding sequence ATGGTGTATGTGTCCACTACTGCCAAGCACCCGCGAGAGACCCTCACCGGCCCCTCCCCGGAGCGCGCCGTCGGGGCCGCATGGCTGGTCATCGCCGGCGCCGTGGTCCTCGCCGCACTCGTGGTGGCCCTGTTCTTCTCGGGCGCTGCGGCGGCCCGCCAGCTCGGTGACCCGGGCGCCCTGACGCGCTGGGGCCTGCCCGTCGCCAAGGTCCTCAACAACACGGCGGCCGCCGGTACCATCGGCGCCCTCGTCTTCGCCGTCGTCATGCTGCCGCGTCAGGTGGGCGCCACGGGGCGCAAGCCCCGGGAGGGCGCCGGCGAGCATCCCGCCTTCTCCCGTGTCCTGCTCCTGGCCTCGGTCTCGGCCGTCGTCTGGACGCTCGGGGCGCTGGGCGTCATGGTCTTCACCTACTCCGACGCGGCGGGCCTGCCGCTCAGCACCGACCCCACGTACACGCAGGGCCTCGCGGCCTTCCTCACCGATTTCTCCACCGGCCGTGCCTGGCTCGTGACGTCCATCGTCTCCGCCGTCCTGGCCACGATCCTCTTCGGGGTGCGGTCCCAGACCGGGCTCGCGCTGGCCATGGTGCTCGCGCTCCTGAACCTGCTGCCCATGGCGCTGATCGGCCACTCGGCGAGCGGCGACGACCACAACGCGGCCGTGAACTCGATCGCCCTGCACCTGGTCGGCGTGTGCCTGTGGGTGGGCGGCATCATCTCCCTCGCCGTCGTCGGCGGCAAGCTGGGCGAGCAGGCGCTGCCCGTCCTCAAGCGCTTCTCGGCACTGGCAGGCTTCGCGTTCGTCCTCGTGGTGGCCTCCGGCGTGGTGAACGCCAGCCTCCGGATCACGGACCTCGCGCAGCTCGGCTCGCAGTGGGGGCTGCTGGTCACCTTCAAGACCATCGCCACGCTCCTGCTGGGCGGCATCGGCTGGATGCACCGGCAGTGGATCATCCCGCAGCTGGACGCCGGCGACGGGACCGCCGCGTCGAAGCTCTCCGCCCGGCGGGTGCTGTGGCAGCTCATCGCCGTGGAGCTCCTGATCATGGCCGCCGTCTCCGGTGTGGCCGGGGCCCTCGGCCGCACCGCACCTCCCCGCACCGAGGAGCTGCCCACCGAGGCGGGTCCCGCCCGCATCCTGACGGGGTACGACCTCCCACCCGACCCCACGCCGGCCCGCTGGCTCAGCGAGTGGCGGCCCGACTGGCTGTGGATCACCGTCGCCCTGACCCTCGGCGTCGCCTACGTCCTCGGCATGGTGAAGCTCCATCGCCGCGGCGATTCGTGGTCCCCGCTGAAGCTCGCCAGCTGGCTCGTGGGCCTGGCCCTGCTCACCTACTTCACGTCCGGTGCGCCGGCCATCTACGGCATGGTGCTGTTCAGCGCCCACATGATAGACCACATGGCGCTCACCATGGTGGTGCCGCTGTTCCTCGTCCTCGGCGCTCCCGTCACACTGGCCCTCAAGGCGCTCGGCGCCCGACGCGACGGCACACGCGGCATCCGCGAGTGGATCCTCGTGATCGTGCACTCCTGGCCGTCGAGGATCATCACGCACCCGATCGTCGCCGCCGGCAACTTCGTCGCCTCGATCATCGTGTTCTACTACTCGCCGCTGTTCGGGTTCGCCCTCCGCGAGCACGTGGGCCACGAGCTGATGATCACGCACTTCCTCCTCACCGGGTACGTCTTCGTGCTCTCGATGATCGGCTCCGACCCCGTCCCGGTCCGCGCGCCCTACCCGCTGCGCATCCTGCTCCTCTTCGCGACCATGGCCTTCCACGCCTTCTTCGGCGTCACCCTCATGGGCTCCACCTCGCTGCTCGAGGCGTCCTGGTTCGGCAACATGGGGCGTGAGTGGGGCGCCTCCGCACTCGCCGACCAGCAGTTGGGCGGCGCCGTGACGTGGGGCGTGGGCGAGATCCCGACGCTCCTGCTCGCGATCGGCGTCGCGGTCATGTGGTCCAGGTCGGACGCCCGGGAGACCAAGCGCAAGGATCGTGCGGCGGACAGGAATAACGACGCCGACCTGACGGCTTACAACAGCATGTTCGCCGACCTCGCCGCACGCGACGCCGGAGCCCGCCGGCCGGGGCAGCAGCCCGCGGCGCGGGCCACGACACCAGGAGACTCTGCAGGGGAGAACGAATGA
- a CDS encoding HU family DNA-binding protein: MAKNRSELVAEVAAKADTSQAAVNGVLDALFDVFAESIAKDEKITIPGWLAVERTSRAARTGRNPQTGETIQIAAGHSVKLTAGSKLKASAK; this comes from the coding sequence TTGGCTAAAAACCGTAGTGAACTTGTTGCCGAGGTAGCAGCGAAGGCCGACACCAGCCAGGCCGCCGTCAACGGCGTCCTCGACGCGCTGTTCGACGTCTTCGCCGAGTCCATCGCCAAGGACGAGAAGATCACCATCCCCGGCTGGCTCGCCGTGGAGCGCACCAGCCGTGCAGCGCGCACCGGCCGCAACCCCCAGACCGGCGAGACCATCCAGATCGCCGCCGGCCACAGCGTCAAGCTGACCGCCGGCTCGAAGCTGAAGGCTTCCGCCAAGTAG
- the rpsN gene encoding 30S ribosomal protein S14 produces MAKKSKIARNEQRKVIVERYAAKRLELKKTLVDENATDEAREAARLGLQKLPRNASPVRLRNRDQIDGRPRGTLQKFGISRVRFRDMAHRGELPGVTKSSW; encoded by the coding sequence ATGGCCAAGAAGTCAAAGATTGCTCGCAACGAGCAGCGCAAGGTCATCGTCGAGCGCTACGCGGCCAAGCGCCTCGAGCTCAAGAAGACCCTCGTCGACGAGAACGCCACCGACGAAGCGCGCGAAGCGGCACGCCTCGGCCTGCAGAAGCTTCCCCGCAACGCCTCGCCGGTGCGCCTGCGCAACCGCGACCAGATCGACGGGCGCCCCCGCGGCACGCTCCAGAAGTTCGGCATCTCGCGTGTCCGCTTCCGTGACATGGCGCACCGGGGCGAGCTGCCCGGCGTGACCAAGTCGAGCTGGTAA
- the rpmG gene encoding 50S ribosomal protein L33, whose translation MAKDKDVRPIIKLKSTAGTGYTYVTRKNRRNDPDRMVLMKYDPKIRKHVEFREER comes from the coding sequence ATGGCAAAGGACAAGGACGTACGTCCGATCATCAAGCTGAAGTCCACCGCAGGGACGGGCTACACCTACGTGACGCGCAAGAACCGTCGTAACGATCCGGACCGCATGGTCCTGATGAAGTACGACCCCAAGATCCGCAAGCACGTCGAATTCCGAGAGGAGCGCTAA
- the rpmB gene encoding 50S ribosomal protein L28, whose translation MAAHCQVTGAEPGFGHSISHSHRRNKRRFDPNIQKKRYYVPSLRRNVTLQVSARGIKTIDVRGIDAVVASILARGVKL comes from the coding sequence ATGGCAGCCCACTGCCAAGTGACCGGAGCCGAGCCCGGCTTTGGACACAGCATTTCGCACTCGCACCGCCGCAACAAGCGCCGGTTCGACCCCAACATTCAGAAGAAGCGCTACTACGTGCCTTCCCTGCGCCGCAACGTGACGCTGCAGGTCTCCGCCCGCGGCATCAAGACGATCGACGTCCGCGGCATCGACGCTGTCGTCGCGTCGATCCTCGCGAGGGGAGTGAAGCTCTAA
- a CDS encoding glucose-1-phosphate adenylyltransferase family protein, with protein sequence MDQHGQFRHQPRILAIVLAGGAGGRLGALTDHRAKPAMPLGGSFRLIDVALSNLHHSGISDVWIMEQYQPKTINDHLRNGRPWDLDRTRGGLLVLPPFSGHEGEGFAEGNADGLLRQASFIRDFAPDLVLVLSSDHLYRLDYRDVVDTHLRTNADLTMVTVDFDGDATSHGVVSVGDDGRVTGFDYKPEEAHTSIVTAEIFLYTATVLLDTLESLQDAEGGLGDYGHHLVPHLVERGAVVEHRLHGYWRDLGTPVNYLRAHLDLVDGRGLDLADPQWPILTEPPHLAPALVGAGAVVADALIAPGAAVHGTVRRSVIGSGATVEAGAVVEDSVLLNRVRVTRGGVVRHAIVDSDAVVSDRREGAGPDEPAVVDRDGQTRD encoded by the coding sequence ATGGACCAGCACGGGCAGTTCCGGCATCAGCCACGCATCCTCGCGATCGTCCTGGCCGGCGGTGCCGGCGGCCGACTCGGCGCCCTCACCGATCACCGCGCGAAACCGGCCATGCCCCTCGGCGGCAGCTTCCGGCTCATCGACGTCGCCCTGTCGAACCTCCACCACAGCGGGATCTCCGACGTCTGGATCATGGAGCAGTACCAGCCGAAGACCATCAACGACCATCTCCGCAACGGCCGGCCCTGGGACCTCGACCGCACGCGCGGCGGGCTGCTGGTGCTGCCCCCGTTCAGCGGGCACGAGGGTGAGGGGTTCGCCGAGGGCAACGCGGACGGCCTGCTCCGCCAGGCATCCTTCATCCGCGACTTCGCACCGGATCTCGTCCTGGTGCTCAGCTCCGACCACCTGTATCGGCTGGATTACCGCGACGTCGTCGACACGCACCTGCGGACGAACGCGGACCTGACGATGGTCACGGTCGACTTCGACGGGGATGCGACGAGCCACGGCGTGGTGTCCGTGGGCGACGACGGACGGGTGACGGGCTTCGACTACAAGCCGGAGGAGGCGCACACGAGCATCGTCACCGCCGAGATCTTCCTCTACACCGCGACGGTGCTGCTCGACACGCTGGAGAGCCTGCAGGACGCCGAGGGCGGGCTGGGGGACTACGGCCACCACCTGGTGCCTCACCTCGTGGAGCGGGGTGCCGTGGTGGAGCACCGGCTCCACGGGTACTGGCGTGACCTCGGGACGCCGGTCAACTACCTCCGCGCGCATCTCGACCTCGTGGACGGCAGGGGGCTGGACCTCGCCGATCCGCAGTGGCCCATCCTCACCGAGCCACCCCACCTGGCCCCGGCCCTCGTCGGCGCGGGAGCCGTCGTCGCCGACGCGCTCATCGCGCCGGGCGCCGCGGTCCACGGCACCGTCCGCAGGAGCGTCATCGGCTCCGGCGCCACGGTCGAGGCCGGTGCCGTCGTGGAGGACTCGGTGCTCCTCAACCGTGTCCGGGTCACCCGGGGCGGCGTGGTCCGGCACGCGATCGTGGACTCCGACGCGGTCGTCTCGGACCGGCGCGAGGGGGCCGGGCCGGACGAGCCCGCCGTCGTCGACCGGGACGGGCAGACCCGCGACTGA
- a CDS encoding MarR family winged helix-turn-helix transcriptional regulator, which produces MAAQWLTPDERRAWLALYALTSLVPASLDAHLFREARITLFDYHVLAMLSESEDRRLPMSELAARSTASLSRLSHVVKKLEGRGWVSRLPSSSDGRVTTASLTPAGFDMLTELAVSHVAQVRATVFDALDGQDVADLERVGRKILRGMDGAHWILSDGEDAEEAAVAAAGPNAP; this is translated from the coding sequence ATGGCGGCGCAATGGCTCACTCCCGACGAGCGGCGCGCATGGCTGGCCCTGTATGCGCTGACGTCCCTCGTCCCCGCGAGCCTCGATGCGCACCTGTTCCGGGAGGCACGCATCACCCTCTTCGACTACCACGTCCTCGCGATGCTCTCCGAGTCCGAGGACCGGCGCCTGCCCATGAGCGAACTCGCTGCCCGCTCGACGGCGTCGCTCTCGCGCCTCAGCCACGTGGTGAAGAAACTGGAAGGGCGCGGCTGGGTGTCCCGCCTCCCGTCCTCCTCCGACGGACGGGTGACGACGGCGTCGCTGACCCCCGCCGGCTTCGACATGCTGACCGAGCTCGCGGTGTCGCACGTGGCGCAGGTCCGTGCCACGGTCTTCGACGCCCTGGACGGCCAGGACGTCGCCGACCTCGAGCGGGTGGGCCGCAAGATCCTCCGCGGCATGGACGGTGCGCACTGGATCCTGTCCGACGGCGAGGATGCCGAAGAGGCCGCGGTGGCGGCTGCCGGACCGAACGCCCCCTGA
- a CDS encoding M23 family metallopeptidase — protein MTEDRDRPDARDPVVLQYPLRGPLRVRNSPARRVPSHGTHLMGTTYAIDLIPVDAQGRVAARTWRTLVATEAPERFLGFGAPVLAPSSGTVVVAHDGEEDHEARRSQPALLSYLAGQGRRILDGPAAIAGNHVVIAVGRDGPFVLVAHLRRGSLRVRVGEQVTAGRQLAECGNSGNSTQPHVHLQVTDSIEWGTARGLPLAFRTATGTELPGESQIVTG, from the coding sequence GTGACTGAGGACCGCGACAGGCCGGACGCCCGGGATCCGGTGGTGCTGCAGTACCCGCTCCGGGGTCCCCTGCGGGTGCGCAACAGCCCGGCCCGCCGGGTCCCCAGCCACGGCACGCACCTGATGGGCACCACCTACGCCATCGACCTCATCCCCGTCGACGCGCAGGGCCGGGTGGCCGCCCGCACCTGGCGCACGCTCGTCGCGACGGAAGCGCCGGAGCGTTTTCTCGGCTTCGGGGCCCCGGTCCTCGCGCCCTCCTCCGGCACCGTCGTCGTGGCGCACGACGGCGAGGAGGATCACGAGGCGCGGAGATCGCAACCGGCGCTGCTCTCCTACCTGGCGGGCCAGGGGCGCCGGATCCTCGACGGGCCAGCGGCGATCGCGGGCAACCATGTCGTCATCGCCGTCGGGCGGGACGGCCCCTTCGTGCTGGTCGCCCACCTCCGCCGGGGCTCGCTCCGGGTCCGGGTGGGGGAGCAGGTGACCGCGGGCCGACAGCTGGCCGAGTGCGGGAACTCGGGCAACAGCACCCAGCCCCACGTGCACCTGCAGGTCACCGACAGCATCGAGTGGGGCACCGCCCGGGGCCTGCCCCTCGCCTTCCGGACCGCCACGGGCACCGAACTGCCGGGCGAGTCGCAGATCGTGACCGGCTGA
- a CDS encoding putative immunity protein — MILPDRRDPRLVTIRRGGSLTDADHRLLALWAADCAEHVLPLFEGAEPTDLRPRHAVEAARAWVEGGLPMMASRASGGHAMGAARPLQGAPRFAAYAAGQAACVPHVPEHDLGAAAYAIRAVQAAAPRGQDAAAGIAERDWQRARLPQHLEGLVLEDQRRRNAICWQVFGD, encoded by the coding sequence TTGATCTTGCCGGACCGACGGGACCCACGCCTCGTGACCATACGGCGGGGCGGCTCCCTCACGGATGCCGACCACCGGTTGCTCGCCCTGTGGGCGGCTGACTGCGCCGAGCACGTCCTGCCCCTCTTCGAGGGGGCGGAGCCCACCGACCTGCGGCCACGCCACGCGGTCGAGGCCGCTCGTGCCTGGGTGGAGGGCGGGCTGCCGATGATGGCCAGCCGCGCATCGGGCGGCCACGCGATGGGTGCCGCGCGGCCGCTGCAGGGCGCTCCGCGCTTCGCCGCCTACGCCGCCGGCCAGGCCGCCTGCGTGCCCCACGTCCCCGAGCACGACCTGGGGGCCGCGGCCTACGCCATCAGGGCCGTGCAGGCCGCCGCCCCTCGCGGCCAGGACGCCGCGGCAGGCATCGCGGAGCGGGACTGGCAGCGGGCCCGCCTGCCGCAGCACCTGGAGGGCCTCGTCCTGGAGGACCAGCGACGCCGCAACGCCATCTGCTGGCAGGTGTTCGGTGACTGA
- a CDS encoding SGNH/GDSL hydrolase family protein, with protein sequence MNFPQRYVALGDSFTEGVGDWDPASPNGVRGWADRVAEQLILADPSWGYANLAIRGKKMRQILDEQIDAALALQPTVVTIYAGANDILRPRIDIDSLMAHYDDGIGRLRDAGAAVVLFTGFDAAGSAVFGKTRGRTAVYNEWVREIADKRDATIVDYWRLREFQDWGYWDVDRMHMSAAGHTLMAARVLEAMKASHRIDLPELEARPVLRRAEQLRADAQWAREYLKPWVGRRLRGVSSGDELTAKYPTPVHPDRMSVTA encoded by the coding sequence GTGAACTTTCCCCAGCGATATGTGGCCCTCGGCGATTCCTTCACCGAAGGGGTGGGCGACTGGGATCCGGCGTCCCCCAACGGTGTGCGCGGCTGGGCCGACCGCGTGGCCGAGCAACTCATCCTTGCGGACCCCTCCTGGGGTTACGCGAACCTCGCGATCCGCGGCAAGAAGATGCGCCAGATCCTCGACGAGCAGATCGATGCAGCCCTCGCGCTGCAGCCGACGGTCGTCACGATCTACGCGGGTGCCAACGACATCCTGCGGCCGCGGATCGACATCGACTCCCTCATGGCGCACTACGACGACGGCATCGGGCGGCTCCGCGACGCCGGCGCCGCCGTCGTCCTGTTCACGGGCTTCGACGCGGCCGGCTCCGCGGTCTTCGGGAAGACCCGTGGGCGCACGGCGGTCTACAACGAGTGGGTCCGCGAGATCGCGGACAAGCGCGATGCCACGATCGTGGACTACTGGCGGCTGCGCGAGTTCCAGGACTGGGGGTACTGGGACGTCGACCGGATGCACATGTCCGCCGCAGGACACACGCTGATGGCCGCCCGGGTGCTCGAGGCCATGAAGGCCTCCCACCGGATCGACCTGCCCGAGCTGGAGGCCCGCCCGGTCCTCCGGCGGGCCGAGCAGCTGAGGGCGGACGCGCAGTGGGCGCGGGAGTACCTGAAGCCGTGGGTCGGGCGACGGCTGCGCGGCGTCTCCTCCGGCGACGAACTGACCGCCAAGTATCCGACGCCCGTGCACCCCGACCGGATGTCCGTCACCGCCTGA
- a CDS encoding diacylglycerol/lipid kinase family protein, with protein sequence MPTDVSPEPTTDTVADAGSGGRRAALIVNPIKATTADVEGAVRRISAEDGWEEPLVIETTAEDPGHGQAREALAAGVDLVIAAGGDGTVRCVAEELAGTGTMMALVPLGTGNLLARNLDIAVDDPDAAVESAFRGTERTIDVVHVTVDRAQDAHVFLVMAGIGYDAAIMSDTRDDLKDKVGWLAYVDAGIRNLPGRPSRTTISVNGGKPFERRLRSVMGGNCGKIMGGLEIFPGARIDDGLMDLMTVAPKGKLGWLAVVGKLVARGKGKSKDPSLEYFQCRTAEITLREPLEVQLDGDPLGRATHMAFEVKPDSLRLRMPLGYKDPAVVSEPLP encoded by the coding sequence ATGCCCACCGACGTATCACCCGAGCCGACCACAGACACTGTCGCGGACGCCGGATCGGGCGGCCGGCGCGCCGCGCTCATCGTCAATCCGATCAAGGCCACCACCGCCGACGTCGAGGGCGCCGTCCGGCGCATCTCCGCCGAGGACGGCTGGGAGGAACCCCTGGTGATCGAGACCACCGCGGAGGATCCCGGGCACGGCCAGGCGCGCGAGGCGCTCGCCGCCGGGGTGGACCTGGTCATCGCGGCCGGCGGGGACGGCACGGTCCGGTGCGTCGCCGAGGAGCTCGCCGGGACCGGGACCATGATGGCGCTCGTGCCGCTGGGCACCGGGAACCTGCTGGCCCGCAACCTCGACATCGCCGTCGACGACCCCGACGCCGCCGTCGAATCCGCGTTCCGCGGGACCGAGCGCACCATCGACGTCGTGCACGTCACGGTGGACCGAGCCCAGGACGCGCACGTGTTCCTGGTCATGGCCGGTATCGGCTACGACGCCGCCATCATGTCCGATACCCGCGACGACCTGAAGGACAAGGTCGGCTGGCTCGCCTACGTGGATGCGGGGATCAGGAACCTGCCCGGCAGGCCCTCGCGCACCACGATCTCCGTGAACGGGGGCAAGCCCTTCGAACGTCGCCTGCGCAGCGTGATGGGCGGCAACTGCGGGAAGATCATGGGCGGCCTCGAGATCTTCCCCGGCGCCAGGATCGACGACGGCCTCATGGACCTCATGACCGTGGCCCCCAAGGGCAAGCTCGGCTGGCTGGCGGTCGTGGGCAAGCTCGTCGCGCGCGGCAAGGGGAAGAGCAAGGACCCCTCGCTGGAGTACTTCCAGTGCCGGACGGCCGAGATCACGCTCCGCGAACCCCTCGAGGTGCAGCTCGACGGCGACCCCCTCGGCCGCGCGACGCACATGGCGTTCGAGGTCAAGCCCGATTCCCTCCGGCTGCGCATGCCGCTCGGGTACAAGGATCCCGCCGTCGTGAGCGAACCGCTGCCCTGA
- a CDS encoding M23 family metallopeptidase produces MTQTVIPGRRRASDEHPHQAVKHLPAHLPARRSLRAQPQRTSTDPGRPDIRPAEPSVHPAEQTVRPAEPSIRPAEPLTRRALREQERAVASVGGAVPAEIVPVEAVPAAAVPVPADTAPQRTQPTQGTAALPSRRSVRDTPAVAHQPSREGHAAGVRPPATRRTAIRTGNRPTPFTRLRDNAATAGIVLASAGLLMGAVAPSVTSTGTADAAGGTALASDAARAVTAPAGAIVDFGLESTGSADEGIAPAIATARALSSSLTPAAKQRKAFSVPVDNPVVASTFGYRVDPMGGFGSELHTGLDYASACGTPVEAADAGTVVDSGWHAYGGGQRIVIDHGDGLKTTYNHMSSLAVPAGTTVERGDLIGAVGSTGNSTGCHLHFEVMVNDDKVDPQPWL; encoded by the coding sequence GTGACCCAGACGGTTATACCGGGGCGCCGTCGTGCGTCCGACGAGCACCCGCACCAGGCGGTCAAGCACCTCCCTGCGCACCTCCCGGCCCGCCGCTCGCTGCGCGCCCAGCCTCAGCGCACCTCCACCGATCCCGGTCGCCCGGACATCCGCCCGGCCGAACCGTCCGTCCACCCGGCCGAACAGACCGTCCGCCCCGCCGAGCCGTCGATCCGCCCGGCCGAGCCGCTGACCCGCCGCGCACTCCGCGAGCAGGAACGGGCCGTCGCCTCCGTCGGGGGTGCCGTCCCTGCGGAGATCGTCCCTGTGGAAGCCGTCCCTGCGGCTGCCGTCCCCGTCCCGGCCGACACCGCACCGCAGCGTACGCAGCCCACGCAGGGCACCGCCGCGCTGCCCTCACGCCGCAGTGTGCGCGACACCCCCGCGGTGGCGCACCAGCCGTCCCGGGAAGGGCATGCCGCAGGCGTGCGTCCCCCGGCGACCCGCCGGACGGCCATCCGGACCGGCAACCGCCCGACGCCGTTCACCCGCCTGCGCGACAACGCGGCCACGGCCGGCATCGTCCTCGCCTCGGCCGGCCTGCTCATGGGCGCCGTCGCGCCGTCCGTCACCTCGACGGGCACCGCCGACGCAGCGGGCGGGACCGCCCTCGCGTCGGACGCGGCCCGGGCGGTCACCGCACCCGCGGGAGCGATCGTGGACTTCGGCCTGGAGAGTACCGGATCCGCCGACGAGGGCATCGCACCGGCGATCGCGACTGCACGGGCCCTCTCGAGCTCCCTCACACCTGCGGCGAAGCAACGCAAGGCCTTCAGTGTCCCAGTGGACAACCCGGTGGTCGCGTCGACCTTCGGGTACCGGGTCGATCCTATGGGCGGTTTCGGATCAGAACTCCACACCGGCCTCGACTACGCCAGCGCGTGCGGGACACCCGTCGAGGCCGCCGACGCCGGGACGGTCGTCGATTCGGGCTGGCACGCCTACGGCGGCGGACAGCGCATCGTGATCGACCACGGCGACGGCCTGAAGACCACCTACAACCACATGAGCTCCCTCGCGGTGCCGGCCGGCACCACCGTCGAGCGCGGCGACCTCATCGGAGCCGTCGGCAGCACGGGCAACTCCACCGGGTGCCACCTCCACTTCGAGGTCATGGTCAACGACGATAAGGTCGACCCGCAGCCCTGGCTGTAG
- a CDS encoding siderophore-interacting protein, giving the protein MTDVTQKTARRTAADTEPMVLAFDVVVTAVQDLTANFRRITFGGACLEAFGVAGDTLDLRIKIIIPSAGRACPDIAGMMQGGAAASWYQLWLAMDAEERGSMRTYTVRDSRCAGPQPEIDVDFVMHLDDDGRGGPASEWAAAARPGDRVCIIGPNSSAAQCSTAGAYGGIEWSPGLAQHVLLAGDETAVPAISAILEALPEDISGHAFLEVPEGQDMQRIGTRSSVSITWLARGQRPHGELLEAAVRDAVRVPGWVSLSGPNAGASGGSEPEEVDIDRTILWETPQLLEAAIVQSTVNPERPPGTQPFYAWIAGEAAVVRGLRRYLVRDVGVDRKQVAFMGYWRKGRAELS; this is encoded by the coding sequence ATGACCGACGTGACCCAGAAGACCGCCCGCCGGACCGCCGCGGACACCGAGCCCATGGTGCTCGCGTTCGACGTCGTCGTCACCGCCGTGCAGGACCTCACCGCGAACTTCCGCCGCATCACCTTCGGCGGCGCGTGCCTCGAGGCGTTCGGGGTGGCCGGGGACACCCTGGACCTCCGGATCAAGATCATCATCCCGTCCGCGGGACGCGCCTGCCCGGACATCGCCGGGATGATGCAGGGCGGTGCCGCGGCGAGCTGGTACCAGCTGTGGCTCGCCATGGACGCCGAGGAGCGCGGCTCCATGCGCACCTACACCGTGCGCGACTCGCGCTGCGCCGGTCCGCAGCCGGAGATCGACGTGGACTTCGTGATGCACCTCGACGACGACGGCCGCGGTGGCCCCGCGTCGGAGTGGGCCGCAGCGGCCCGGCCCGGCGACCGGGTGTGCATCATCGGCCCCAACTCCTCCGCGGCCCAGTGCTCGACGGCGGGCGCCTACGGGGGCATCGAGTGGAGCCCGGGGCTCGCGCAGCACGTCCTCCTCGCCGGCGACGAGACCGCGGTCCCGGCGATCAGCGCCATCCTCGAGGCACTTCCCGAGGACATCAGCGGACATGCGTTCCTGGAAGTGCCGGAGGGTCAGGACATGCAGCGCATCGGGACGCGCTCCTCGGTCTCCATTACCTGGCTGGCCCGCGGGCAGCGCCCGCACGGGGAACTGCTCGAGGCCGCCGTCCGGGACGCGGTGCGGGTGCCCGGTTGGGTCTCACTCTCCGGCCCCAATGCCGGTGCCAGCGGAGGCAGCGAGCCGGAGGAGGTCGACATCGACCGGACCATCCTCTGGGAGACCCCCCAACTGCTCGAGGCGGCGATCGTGCAATCGACCGTCAACCCGGAACGGCCTCCCGGCACCCAGCCCTTCTACGCCTGGATCGCGGGCGAGGCGGCGGTGGTGCGGGGACTGCGCCGCTACCTCGTCCGCGATGTCGGCGTGGACCGCAAGCAGGTCGCCTTCATGGGGTACTGGCGCAAGGGCCGGGCCGAGCTGTCCTGA